TCCATGCGGATATTCCGGATATCCTGACCATCTAGTGTAACACTTCCGTCCGTAACATCATAAAGCCGCGGGATCAGATTGACCAGTGTAGATTTTCCGCATCCGGTACTTCCGATGATCGCCGTTGTCTTACCTGGCTCTGCAGTAAAATCAATATCTTCAAGTACATCTGCCTCTGCACCCGGATAACGGAAGCTGACATGTGAAAAACGGATCACTCCTTTATGTTCTTTTAACTCTTCCGGAGTCTTTGCATCCTCTATGGAAGATTCTGTATTGATAACCTCATCGATGCGCTCTGCTGCGACTGCTGCACGCGGAAGCATGATAGACATTGCTGTCAGCATCAAAAATGCCATAACGATCATCATCGCATACGTAATAAATGCTGTCATCGATCCAACCTGCATAGAACCTGCATCAATCTTATGAGCTCCTACCCATACGATACCTACGGTCAGAAGATTCATGATCAGCATCATTCCAGGCATCATAAATGTCATGACACGGTTCGTAAACAGCATTGTTTTTGTCAGGTCTTTATTCGCATCATCAAAACGCTTTTCTTCCTCTGTCTCCCTGCCGAATGCACGGATAACAGAAAGTCCTGTCAAAATCTCCCTTGATACCAGATTGATCTTATCCACAAGTTTCTGCATCAGTTTAAAACGAGGCATCGTAACTGCCATCAATACCATAACATATCCGAGGATCACAAGGATTGCAAGAATAATGATCCATCCCATTCCTGCTCCCGTCTGGATGATTTTTAAGACACCACCGATACCAAGGATCGGCGCATATGCAACCATACGGATCATCACGGCAGAAACCATCTGGATCTGCTGGATATCATTGGTACTTCTTGTGATCAGGGATGCCGTGGAAAAACGATCCATCTCCGCATTCGAAAAACGTACCACACGTCCGAATATTTTTCCTCTGAGGTCACGTCCGATCCCTGCACCGATACGTGCACCAACAAATCCTACCAGAACCGTTGCAACCCCCATAAGCAGCGCCATCGCAACCATTCTTCCTCCGGCTGACCAGAGGTAAGATGTCTGTATCTTATCAATATCCAACCCTGCCTGCGTATCGCAGTTAACCGCATAAGCAATTCCCATTGATTTTACCAGGGAGCTTCCCATCGTATCAATCGTATCGGAAACGGTATCACGCATAGATAAGATCTGGTCTTCTGTCATTGCCCCGGATGCTTTCATGGCCGAAAAAATCGTGCGCATATCCACGCAATTTGTGGCTACGGTATTTCCATCATCATCCTCTATCTCTTTTTCAAAAGAAGTAAGCGGCACGCCCATGGACTCCCCGATCTGTTCAATGCTCATATTATCAAGCATTGCCTGATCCATTCCGGTCTGTTTTGCCACACTCTCTTTAAAGGTCTGCTCATCCACCGATGACATCTGATAATTCATCAGGAGTGGTAAAAGCAGTGCATCATCCAGCTCCTCTAACTGTTTTTTATCTGTAACAGTCAGACGGTAAACCTCTCCATCCTGTTCGTAGCTGTTCTCCCAGCTTTCTTTTTCCTCATCTGTCATAAAAAGCTGTACTAATGTAAATTCATCTTCTGTTACTGCTTCCGGCAGTACATGCTCCACACCTTTGTTCTGGATACCGACATCAATAATATCCGATGTATATGCCGGAAGTGACAGATCACACCATGCCTGAACAATCAACAGCGCGATTACTATGATCAATCCCTTCCAGTATGGGAGCATATTTTTAAATATTTTGCTCATATTCTACTCTCCTTTTTGTCTCATTTTCCGGTCTGCAATTTCTTCTTTGGCTGCCTCATACAGTTCGTTCAGACAGTCTATCATACCTTCCATATCATCCCTGTCCATTTTTGAAATAACCGCATGTGCAAAATTACTCATGATCTGCTCGCACTCCTCTGTTTTCTTTTTCCCGGAATCTGTCAGTTTCACATACGTATTTCGTCTGTCCGCCTTATTGACATCACGCTCAATATATCCTTTATCCTCTAATGTCTTTAAGGTACGTGAAACTGCGGGTCCCTTCGCTTTCAACTTCGCAGTCAGTTCAGATACCGTCAGTTCTTCCTTTCCCATTTCCCCGTTGCAATGCCTGATCGCCAACATCGTCATACCTTCAATTTTGGTGATATCCGGCACAAGATCGCCCATATGCAGTTTATGGAACTGATACAGTGCAGAGAAAAATCTTGTAAATAAATCATCCATTTTTGTTTTTCTCACCTCGTTATTTAACATTGTTATGTATTCTCCTTGTTATTTATTTACAGTGGCATATATTAACACAGGGAAGATACTACGTCAAGTATCTTCCCTGCACTTTATCCATTCTTTATATTTTCTTTATATTCTTTTTTTATTTTTACTCACACACCTGATGCATCATATCAATTGTCCGTCTCATTTCTTCGAGATCAAACTGCCCCGGTGCACTTTTCTTTTTATGTGATGCAAACGTCACGCAGGAGCCAAATGTCTCCCCGCTTACTCTGCTGATCTCACCTAATTTTCCCATTGCCACAGTGATAATCGGAGTTTCTTTGTTTTCACAGTGAAATTCAGATGTGACCGCAAGAAGTCTTAAAACATCCTCCGGCGTTTTGGGAGTTACAACCAGTTTGACAATATCCGCTCCGCCTTCACACATACGGTCCAGCAGCATCCGCATAACTTCCATCTGTGGTGTTTCTTCCAGGTCATGATGTGATGCTACGATTTTCTTCCCTTTTTTCTGAATTTTCCGGATCTGCCTTGCAGTGTGTTCCTCCTCAAAAAATTCCAGATCGATCAGATCCACACATTCTGATTCTGTCGCAAGATCATGCAGATCTGTTAATGTTTCCCGGTCAACCGATGCCATTCCACCCTGTTTTGCAGTACGAAATGTATATAAAAACAATTTTTTCTTTAGCAAAGGCGCTGCCTGCTGCAATATCTCCCGCACTTCATTATAATCCGTAAAATGTTCAAATGCATCCAGCCGCCATTCGATCATGTCTGCAGCGGATTCTGCAAGATATTCTATTTCATTTATAACTTCCTCTTTTGTTTTTTCAAGCACCGGAACACAGACCAGCGGACGCCCCGTTCCAACTTCGGTTTCTCTTATTTTCATGCCTGACACCTCCCATTACCTCTTACGTCATTGCTATAATTTTCATTATAACCATCACTTCTCTGTTATGCAAATATTTGACATCTTCTGCAATATCATTTAATATATTTTTGATTTTATCAAATACAAGAGACAGCGCATGTACTTTGGCGCTTAGAATGGAGTTTTATTATGAGTTTTATATTTTTAAACCAGCTTCCTTCTCCGGCAGAGATCAAACATGATTTTCCGCTGTCAGAAGAATTAAAACAGTTAAAAAAAGAACGCGATGCCATGATCTCTGACGTCATCACAGGAAAAGATGACCGGTTTTTAGTTATCATCGGACCTTGTTCTGCTGACAGGGAAGACGCAGTCTGCGATTATGTCAGCCGCCTCACAAAAATTCAGGAGGATGTTGCTGACCGCCTGATCATCATTCCACGCGTTTATACAAATAAGCCCCGTACTACAGGTGAAGGCTACAAAGGTATCGCATCCCAGCCAGATCCTGAAAAAGCACCGGATATGATCGAAGGTCTGATCGCCATGCGAAAAATGCACATCCGTGCGATCAAAGAGAGCGGTTTAACCTGTGCAGATGAGATGCTTTATCCGGAAAACTGGGGATATGTAGAAGATCTTCTCTCCTATGTCGCTATCGGTGCACGTTCTGTTGAAGACCAGCAGCATCGTCTGACCGTCAGCGGTTTTGATGTTGCATCAGGTATGAAGAACCCGACCAGTGGTGATTTCTCCGTTATGCTCAACTCCGTATATGCAGCGCAGCACCCACATCATTTTGTATACCGTGGCTATGAAGTCGAGACAAGCGGTAATCCTCTTACGCATGTTGTTCTGCGCGGTGCAGTCAGCAAACACGGTAACTCCACACAAAATTATCATTATGAGGATCTGATCCGTCTGTGCGACATGTATGAGAAAATGGATCTTGTAAATTCGGCAGCCGTTGTGGATGTAAACCATTCCAACTCCGGCAAAAAACACAGAGAACAGATCCGTATTGTAAAAGAAGTCATGCACAACCGTCAGGTTTCTTCTGAGATCAGAAAAATGGTCAAAGGTGTCATGATCGAAAGTTATATTGAGGAAGGTTCCCAGAAGATTGGCGAACATATCTACGGAAAATCTATCACAGATCCATGCCTTGGCTGGGAAGATTCCAAAAATCTTATTTATACGATCGCAGACATGTGCAATTAATTGATACCTTCTGATAGTATAAATACTACATAAAAAGAGGAACTCCAAATCCGTGGGTTCCTCTTTTATATTCTGCATCTTTTTTAACTGCTATCCTCTTGGATGTGCTTTTAAATATACCTCTCTTATTCTTCCCTGTCCCATCTGCGAATAAATCTGTGTCGTTGAGATATCAGAATGACCTAACATCTCCTGGACAGATTTTAAATCCGCTCCATTGCTGATCATATGTGCCGCAAATGAATGTCTTAATGTATGAGGTGTGATCTCCGATTCGATCCCCGCCTTTTTCCCATAAAACTTGATCAGCTTCCAAAAACCCTGACGGCTCATGGCACCACCGGTACAGTTTGTAAACAGCCACGGACAGTCTTCCTGGCTGATCAGATGTTCTCTTCCATCCTGTATATATTTTGCTAATGTTTCCTTTGCAACATTTCCAAAGGGAATAATACGTTCTTTGTGGGTGTCCGTACAGATCACATACTCCATCTGAAGATTCAGATCCGAAATCTTCAGTGATATCAGCTCCGACACGCGTATCCCTGTTGCATAAAGCAGTTCCAACATTGCTTTATCCCGCAGTTTCTTCGGAGTATTGCCGGATGGCTGCTCCAGTAAGAGTGTCACCTCTTCTGTGGTCAGAATGCGTGGCATTGTTTTTTCAATCTTAGGTGCTTTCAACCTCCATGCCGGATCTGCTTCAATTCTCCGCTCCCGCTCAAGGAAATGAAAAAAAGCCTTCATTGATGCTATACTTCTCGAAACAGTCGCTGGTTTCCGTCCCTCGCGCTCTAAAAACATAACATATGCATTCAGATTTGTCTCTGTAACAGCAGCTGCATCACATATATTCTGCCCTGCCAGATATTCATTCAGTTTACGAAGATCACGCTCATAAGAAACCTCTGTATTCTTCGATGTCTGTTTTTCATTGTGAATATATTCTATAAAATCCATAATGTCACGTGTCATGTTTTTTCCTGACTTTCTTTTTATCCTGTGTATTTTTTCATTATAATAACAAGCAAACTAAAAAGCAATCTTTTCAAAAATTTTTTACAAGCATCTTAAGGATCGGATTATTGATATAAGTTTCCGCAAAAACACCGCCAACCATCAGTGCAACTGCTACTCCATAAAACGAGACAGATTCAAATATTTTTTTCATGCGGCTTTTCAGATCACAGTTAAATGACCGATACTGCATTTTGTTTTTTCCACAGAACCTGCACCATAGCACCGCTGCCACATATAAAAATGCATGCGGGAAAACACTGACGAACGCAAATGCAACACCCCGGATTCCAAGATCTGCAATCGCCATTGTAAGGAAAAACCCAAAAGTTCCTGTCAGCAGGCACAAACATGCTGTTGATGCCACCACGTATCCACACCATTCTCCAAGCAAAAAAGAGAAAAAAGCAAACTTTCCCCTTTTCCAAAACAACTGCCAGAATAGTCTTTCCAGCGAAATACTGCTATATGCAAACTGTTCTAAAATCCATATGTTTAATATCCGGCAAAGATTCCCCTCTTTGTACTTTAACAGGTTTGCAAGAAAAACACCCGCAAAAAACACCGCAAAAAACAGGAATCCTTCTTTTTTCATGCACACCGCACATCCTTTTTCTTTAGTTTATGCGTTTTTCTCCTGATTCAGAAGATTTTTGTATGCAAGAAGTGCAGAAACTGTTTTCGCATCCTGCAATTTTCCATCATAGATCATCTGACACAATTCATCTATCTCATATGCCTCAACATCTATAAACTCTCCCTCATCTAAATGCTGATGACCCGGTTTTAAATTGCGTGCCAGATACACATCAATGAACTCATTGCAAAATGCTACTGTGGTCTTAAGGGATAAAAGACGCGTGAGATCATCACTGCGATATCCTGTCTCCTCCTCTAATTCCCTTGCTGCACATACTTTTGTGTCTTCTGTGACACTATCTCTCGATCCTGCCGGTATCTCAAGTGTCATTCGGTCGATCGCATTCCGGTATTGACGTACCATCAGAATCTTTCCATCTTCTCTCACCGGTACAACTGCTGCTGCACCTTTTCTGTGCGAGATAAAATCCCATTCCTCAAGTTTTCCGTCCGGAAGCTGCATGGTATCCGTATATATATCCAGAATTGCTCCATTTTTCACCAGTTCTCTTTTTATTCTCTTGACCTGTTTATCCATAATGATATTCCTCCACAAATCCTGTCTTCTTTTGTTCTTATTCTTTCTGCTGTTATTTTACCACCCGCTTCGTCTATTTTCCATCAGTTTTTTATATCCTGACATCAGATAAATAAAGTGTTAAAACTTTCCCATTCTCTTTTCAAAAAGGATTAAAGAATGCGCAAATATCTCCTCCATATAACGAATACTGTTATACTGATAACATCTTATCTACA
The Roseburia rectibacter DNA segment above includes these coding regions:
- the xerD gene encoding site-specific tyrosine recombinase XerD, with protein sequence MTRDIMDFIEYIHNEKQTSKNTEVSYERDLRKLNEYLAGQNICDAAAVTETNLNAYVMFLEREGRKPATVSRSIASMKAFFHFLERERRIEADPAWRLKAPKIEKTMPRILTTEEVTLLLEQPSGNTPKKLRDKAMLELLYATGIRVSELISLKISDLNLQMEYVICTDTHKERIIPFGNVAKETLAKYIQDGREHLISQEDCPWLFTNCTGGAMSRQGFWKLIKFYGKKAGIESEITPHTLRHSFAAHMISNGADLKSVQEMLGHSDISTTQIYSQMGQGRIREVYLKAHPRG
- a CDS encoding 3-deoxy-7-phosphoheptulonate synthase; its protein translation is MSFIFLNQLPSPAEIKHDFPLSEELKQLKKERDAMISDVITGKDDRFLVIIGPCSADREDAVCDYVSRLTKIQEDVADRLIIIPRVYTNKPRTTGEGYKGIASQPDPEKAPDMIEGLIAMRKMHIRAIKESGLTCADEMLYPENWGYVEDLLSYVAIGARSVEDQQHRLTVSGFDVASGMKNPTSGDFSVMLNSVYAAQHPHHFVYRGYEVETSGNPLTHVVLRGAVSKHGNSTQNYHYEDLIRLCDMYEKMDLVNSAAVVDVNHSNSGKKHREQIRIVKEVMHNRQVSSEIRKMVKGVMIESYIEEGSQKIGEHIYGKSITDPCLGWEDSKNLIYTIADMCN
- the aroD gene encoding type I 3-dehydroquinate dehydratase, whose translation is MKIRETEVGTGRPLVCVPVLEKTKEEVINEIEYLAESAADMIEWRLDAFEHFTDYNEVREILQQAAPLLKKKLFLYTFRTAKQGGMASVDRETLTDLHDLATESECVDLIDLEFFEEEHTARQIRKIQKKGKKIVASHHDLEETPQMEVMRMLLDRMCEGGADIVKLVVTPKTPEDVLRLLAVTSEFHCENKETPIITVAMGKLGEISRVSGETFGSCVTFASHKKKSAPGQFDLEEMRRTIDMMHQVCE
- a CDS encoding ABC transporter ATP-binding protein gives rise to the protein MSKIFKNMLPYWKGLIIVIALLIVQAWCDLSLPAYTSDIIDVGIQNKGVEHVLPEAVTEDEFTLVQLFMTDEEKESWENSYEQDGEVYRLTVTDKKQLEELDDALLLPLLMNYQMSSVDEQTFKESVAKQTGMDQAMLDNMSIEQIGESMGVPLTSFEKEIEDDDGNTVATNCVDMRTIFSAMKASGAMTEDQILSMRDTVSDTIDTMGSSLVKSMGIAYAVNCDTQAGLDIDKIQTSYLWSAGGRMVAMALLMGVATVLVGFVGARIGAGIGRDLRGKIFGRVVRFSNAEMDRFSTASLITRSTNDIQQIQMVSAVMIRMVAYAPILGIGGVLKIIQTGAGMGWIIILAILVILGYVMVLMAVTMPRFKLMQKLVDKINLVSREILTGLSVIRAFGRETEEEKRFDDANKDLTKTMLFTNRVMTFMMPGMMLIMNLLTVGIVWVGAHKIDAGSMQVGSMTAFITYAMMIVMAFLMLTAMSIMLPRAAVAAERIDEVINTESSIEDAKTPEELKEHKGVIRFSHVSFRYPGAEADVLEDIDFTAEPGKTTAIIGSTGCGKSTLVNLIPRLYDVTDGSVTLDGQDIRNIRMEDLREEIGFVPQKGVLFSGTIASNLRFGKRDATDEEIKEAAAIAQATDFIEEKQEKYDSDIAQGGSNVSGGQKQRLAIARAIAKQPKIYVFDDSFSALDLKTDAALRKALASKVKDSTVIIVAQRISTILHAEQILVLDDGRIVGKGTHEELLKNCETYRQIARSQLSAKELGIEESEVSVNE
- a CDS encoding MarR family winged helix-turn-helix transcriptional regulator, giving the protein MLNNEVRKTKMDDLFTRFFSALYQFHKLHMGDLVPDITKIEGMTMLAIRHCNGEMGKEELTVSELTAKLKAKGPAVSRTLKTLEDKGYIERDVNKADRRNTYVKLTDSGKKKTEECEQIMSNFAHAVISKMDRDDMEGMIDCLNELYEAAKEEIADRKMRQKGE
- a CDS encoding NUDIX hydrolase; protein product: MDKQVKRIKRELVKNGAILDIYTDTMQLPDGKLEEWDFISHRKGAAAVVPVREDGKILMVRQYRNAIDRMTLEIPAGSRDSVTEDTKVCAARELEEETGYRSDDLTRLLSLKTTVAFCNEFIDVYLARNLKPGHQHLDEGEFIDVEAYEIDELCQMIYDGKLQDAKTVSALLAYKNLLNQEKNA